Genomic window (Streptomyces sp. RerS4):
CCGTCATCCCGCCGCTCCGCACCTCGAAATCGACCCGGTGGTGGACGGGCGGAAGGTCATCGCGGTAGCGGAAACTCACGTCCTCGAAGCGGACCGACGACGGCCCGGCGACCGACGCCGATGTCCCGGCCCGCTCGGGGTACTCCTGTTCCAGGGGCTCCGTTCCCAGCCGCTCCACCTCGGCGATACGGGCGATGGCCGCTGATCCCTCCTGAAACTTGGAGGCCGCCTCGACCAGCCGGTCCACCGGCTCGATGACGTAGAAGAGGTAGAGCAGGAAGGCGATCAGAGTGGACACGGGGATCGCCCCGGAGGCCACGCGCGCCCCGCCGACCCCGAGCACCGCGAGGAACGACAACTGCATGGCCAGGCCGACCGAACCCTCCGCCACCGCCTCCCACTTCGCACGCGTCACGCCGTGCCGCCACGACCGCCGCAGTGCCGCGTCGGCGACCGCGCTCTCGCGCTGTTCGGCACCTGACGCCTTGACCGTCCGCAGCGCGCCGAAGATCCGTTCGAGGACGGAGGAGACCTCCCCGACCGCCTCCTGCGCACGTTCGGTGGCCTGTGCGATCCGGGGCATCACCAGGGCGACGGCCCCGCCGATCAGCGCGCCCACAGCCAGGGTGACGCCGAGCAGCACGGCGTCCATGAGGGCCATCATGACGATGGCCGCGACCAGGGTCACGGCGCCCGTGGCACCGCTGACGATGGCCTCGGTGGTGACGGCACGCAGGAGCGTCGTGTCGGAGGTGACCCGGGACATCAGGTCGCCCGGCTGGTTGCGCTCGAATTCCGTGAGGCGCAGCCGCAGCAGGCGCCCGACAAGGGTGCGCCGGGCGGCCAGCACGACCGACTCCGCGGTCCGCTCCAGCACGTACGCGCCGAGCGCCTGGACCACCGCGCCCACCACCACGAGCGCGGTGAGGGACAGGAGGACCCCGCTGATCGTCTCACCGGAGCCCAGCCGGTCCACGAGGACCTTCGTGGCCAAGGGCTGCAGCAACCCGCTCCCGGCCCCGATCAGGGTGAGCAGGCCGGCGAGAGCGACGGCCCTGCGGTGTGGTCGGAAATGGGCGTACAGCGCCTGGAACGTCTTCGGGGCGGTCAGGCGTGCGGTGTCGGCGGCCGACGGGTCGGTCGCGGTCATGGTCGGTCCTTCTTGTCGTCCGGTCGTCCGGCCATCCGGTCGTTCGGTCACTGTCGTCCGTGCGTCCAGGCAGGCCGGACCTCAACGGACGTACTCGGCCGGCTTGGTGGCGGCGTTGAGCAGATGCTCCAGCGGTCCGCGACGGAAGAAGCGGGACCAGAGCGCGGCGAACACGATCGCCCCGAGGATGAACGTCAGCACGGGTCCCCAGGACACCTGGCTGCTTTCGCCGGTCGGGATGCCCACCGCGGACTGCACGACGAAGTGGCCGACGTACGCGGTCAGGGACATGGCGCCCACGGCGATGATCGGTTTCGCCAGACGGTGCAGGAGCGGCAGACGGTCCATCAGCACCGTCGCGCACACGATCACGAGGATCGCGACGCCCACGCTGCCGATGATGTCGAACGTGGTGCCGCTGTGCGGCCCGGCGGACAACAGCTCCGAGGCCGACCCCTGGGCGTCGAAGGATCCGCCGGCGGAGGACGCCGCCTCGGAGCCGGCCGACGACTTCCCGCCCTCCGCCGTGCTCCGCAGCGCGTCCTTGCCCGCCAGCAGCAGGGACGTGCCGTACGCGGCGACGGTGAGGGCGGCACCGAGCGCGGCCAGGCGTCGCTGGACGGTGGTGGCGGACAGGTCGAGGCGGGCCAGCGCCATCCCGGCGACCACGAACGGCATCCACGTGATCGTCGGGTAGAAGCCGGTGAGCAGCAGATCGAGCACTCCCACGTCGCTGAGCTTCTCGAGCGGGTCGTAGGCGTTGACGCTCTGCTGGACGGACTCGCTCAGCAGGGATTTCAGGACGAACGCCAGCTGCGGGGTGACCAGTGCGAGCCCGGCCGCGATCATCGCCAGCGTCCCGGCGCGCAGTCGCACCAGGGGCAGGGCGAGGAGGAAGTAGACACCGTAGAAGGCGAGGATGATCACGTCCCCGTACTCCATCGCCAGCGCGGTGCCCAGCGCCAGCAGGACCACGGCGCGGATCGCGATCCGCGCCTTCGCCTGCCGGCCGGCCAGACCGGTCTTCGGCTCCCGACGGCCGGCGATCAGCATGAGCGAGAACCCGGCGAGGGTGGCGAACAGCACCGACGAGTGACCGTCGGCCAGGTAGCGGACCCAGCCGGCGACCCCGTCCGTGGCCGACAGCGGGGGGCCGATGTGGACGATGTACATCCCGAACACCGCCAACGCGCGGGCCAGGTCCACCCCGACGAGGCGTCCCAGCGAGGGACCGCGCGGGGTCGCCGCGGCGGGCTGGGGCGAGGTGCGAGGCTCAGGAGGCGACGTCTTCAGGGGCGGCTGCATCTGTGTCATGGGACGAATCTCGCGGTGACGCCGGGAGGCGGGCCATCCGGCAGGCTTCGGTAACGGCCCCACCGGTCGGCGGTGACCACCCCGCCGATCGGCGGGACCGTGTCCCGCCCGGTCCGGCAGGACCCGCCAGGGCCCGCGTGCGCGGCGCGGGGTCAGTCCGCGCGGGACGGGATGCGCAGGCGCACCCGGTAGCCGCCCTCGTCGGTCGGGCCGGCCTCGAAGGTGCCGTGCAGGATGTCGGCGCGCTCCTGGAGGCCCAGCAGGCCCTGGTGCGCGCCGGGCAGGGGCAGGGAGGGGCGGGACGGCGGGCCGTTGGTGACCGTCACGCCGACGGCGTCACCGTCGTGCCACAGCTCGACGGTCGCCGTGGCTCCGGGGGCGTGTTTGCGGACGTTGGTCAGTGCTTCCTGCACCGTGCGGTACAGAGCGCGCTGGGCGGGCGTGCCCACGGAGGCCGGGAGATCGCCCGTGAGCTCCGCTTCGATGCCGCTGGACGCCACCAGTCCGCGCAGGTCGGCGAGGGTGGGCTGCGGGGTGAGTTCCGTCGCGGCTCCGCCGGAGGCGCGCAGCAGAGTGACCATGGTGCGCAGCTCGTCGAGCGTGTCCACGCTCAGGGAGCGGATGGTGCGGGCCGCTTCCCTGCTGCCCGCGTCCTTGGCCGCCACCTGCATGGCTCCGGCCTGAATCGCGATGAGGCTGACCTGGTGGGAGACGACGTCGTGCATCTCGCGCGCCAGCTGGGCGCGTTCCCGGGCCAGGACGGCCTGCGCGTGCAGCTCGCGCTCGTGCTCCCGCGCCTCCTCGATCTCCACCAGACGCCGGGCCAAGTCCCTCCGTGCCTGGACCAGCTGACCCAGCAGGACCGGAGCGGTGGCCGTCGCCAGGTTGTAGAGCAAGAAGATCAGCGTCCATGCCCGGCTGGTCGACGGGTCGTCCTTCAGCGGAGCGTGTATCGCCATGGCGGCCGCGGACAAGAAGACGCACACGCCGAGCAGACGGCGGTCACGCGAGCGTTCGGCCAGGGTGTACAGGGCGGCGACCGGGGCGACCAGGATGTCCTGGAACAGTGTGGCCGGCAGGGTGAGGAGGAAGACGGCCGGCGGGAACCGCCGACGCAGGGCCAGGGCGCCGCAGGCGATCGCGGCGAGCGCGAGGCCGAGCGGGGTGCCGTCCCAGAGGTTGAGCCACGCGTCCAGCGCGGCGAGGGCCACCAGAGCGGCATCCCGCGCGGCCGGCGGTACCCGGTTCCACAGCCGCTTCCCCCGAGACCCGGTGGTCACCGGCCTTCCCGGCCGGCATCCAGCAGCCCGGCCCGCTGGGCGAGCAGCGCCGCCTGGACGCGGCCGGCCACCCGCAGTTTGGTGAGGATGGAGCTGACGTGGTCCTTGACCGTGCCGGTGCCCAGATGCAGACGGGTTCCGATATCGGCGTTGGACAAGCCTTCCGCCAGCAGGACGAGCACGTCCCGCTCCCGGTCGCTCAACCGCTTCACGCGGGCCGCCTCCTCGTCCACGGCCGCAGGCCCGGCACCTGGATGCGTGCGCAACAGGCTCCGGGAGGCCTTGGAGGACATCACCACTCCACCGGCGGCCAACGTCCTGACCAACTGGTGGAGTTGATCCGGTTCGGTGTCCTTGAGGAGGAAACCGGCCGCGCCCGAGTGGAGGGCCGTGAGGACGTACTCGTCGGTGTCGAAGGTGGTGAGCATCGCCACGACAGGGGGATCGGGCAGGGCGCGCAACTGAGCCAGCACCGTGAGACCGTCCAGGTCCGGCATCCGGATATCGAGGAGGACGACATCGGGACGGTGTTCCCGCACCGTGTCGAGGGCGTCCCCGCCCGACGCCGTGGCGACGACCTCGATGTCGTCCGCCACGCCCAGGATGAGGCCGAAACCGGATCGCACCAGCGCCTCGTCATCCACCACCACTACCCGAATCACGTGCGTCGCACCCCGTCGTCCATCGATCCCTGTCGTACCCGACCGTAAGGTCCCTCGCCGTCTTCGACGAAGTCCCGAGCCCGGTTCCAGCCGGTCGGGGGGCCGGTTCCCGCCAGTCGGCGGACGCACCCCGGCCGGACGTGGAGGGTTCACATGCCCTGTGCCAGCCGGTAGTACGCCTGGTTCCAGCGGAGGTCGCGCCGGAACTGCTTGGGGGTGGTGGTCTCGTTGATGAGGGCGAGTTCCAGGCGGAGCATTTCCGCCAGGTCGTCCAGGTGGTCCGAGGTGAGGGCGGTGCTGAGGACGGTGTGGTGTGGTCCTCCGGCCGTCAGCCAGGATTCGGTGGAGGTCCGCAGGTCGGGGCGGGGCCGCCAGACGGCGCGGGCCACGGGCAGGGCGGGCAGCGGGTGCGGTGGTGCCACCACGTCGATGTCGTTGGCGATCAGGCGGAAGCGGTCGCCGAGGTCGGCGAGACCGACCACCACGGCCGGGCCGGGGGCGGCGTCGAACACCAGCCGCACCGGGTCCTCCCGACCGCCGATGCCGAGCGGGTGGATCTCGCAACGGGGCCTGGCGGACGCGAGGGTGGGGCAGACCTCCAGCATGTGCGCTCCGAGGATCAGCTCGTTGCCGGGCGTCAGGTCGTAGGTGTAGTCCTCCATGAAGGAGGTGCCGCCCGGGAGGCCGGCGGCGGCCACCTTGAGGGCGCGCAGCAGTACGGCGGTCTTCCAGTCGCCCTCTCCGCCGAAGCCGTACCCCTGGGCCATGAGCCGCTGGACCGCGAGGCCGGGCAACTGGCGCAGTCCGCCCAGGTCCTCGAAGTTGGTGGTGAAGGCGCCGAAGCCACCCGCTTCGAGGAAGGTGCGCAGTCCGGCCTCGATGCGGGCCGCGTAGCGCAGCGAGTCGTGCCGTTCGCCTCCCGCGCGCAGTTCCGGCGCCGGCTCGTAGAGGTCCTCGTACTCCTTGACGAGAGAGGCCACCTGGGTTTCGTCCGCGCTGTCGACGACCTCCACCAGGTCGTTGACGCCGTAGGTGTTGACCGATACGCCGAAGCGCAACTGGGCCTCGACCTTGTCGCCCTCGGTGACGGCCACGTCGCGCATGTTGTCGCCGAAGCGGGCGACCTTGAGGGTGGCCAGCTCGGATCGCGCGGCGGCCGCCCGCGCCCAGATCACGAGGCGTGCGGTCGTCGCCGGGTCGCTGACGTGCCCGGCCACGGTCTTGCGAGGTACGCCCAGACGCGCCTGGATGTGTCCGAACTCGCGGTCCCCGTGCGCGGCTTGGTTGAGGTTCATGAAGTCCATGTCGATCGTGTCCCAGGGCAGGGCCATGTTCGACTGGGTGTGCAGGTGCAGCAACGGCTTGCGCAGCGCGTCCAGTCCGGCGATCCACATCTTGGCCGGCGAGAAGGTGTGCATCCAGGCGATGAGACCGATGCAGCGGTCGTCGGCGTTCGCGTCGAGGCACGTCCGGCGGATGGCGTCGGCGTCGGTCAGCACCGGCTTCCACACCACGCGGGCGGGAATTCCGGAGGCGTCGGCCAGCGTGCCGGCGATCTGCCGCGACTGTTCGGCGACCTGCTTCAGCGTCTCCTCCCCGTACAGGCCCTGGCTGCCGGTGAGGAACCAGATTTCCTGGGCGGGGGACGTGGGGCTGGGCACATGTACTCCTGAAGGTGACGTCCCGCGACGGTGGTGAGGTCGGCGGGCGGGCAGACGGGGGAGCG
Coding sequences:
- a CDS encoding response regulator transcription factor, with protein sequence MIRVVVVDDEALVRSGFGLILGVADDIEVVATASGGDALDTVREHRPDVVLLDIRMPDLDGLTVLAQLRALPDPPVVAMLTTFDTDEYVLTALHSGAAGFLLKDTEPDQLHQLVRTLAAGGVVMSSKASRSLLRTHPGAGPAAVDEEAARVKRLSDRERDVLVLLAEGLSNADIGTRLHLGTGTVKDHVSSILTKLRVAGRVQAALLAQRAGLLDAGREGR
- a CDS encoding sensor histidine kinase encodes the protein MWNRVPPAARDAALVALAALDAWLNLWDGTPLGLALAAIACGALALRRRFPPAVFLLTLPATLFQDILVAPVAALYTLAERSRDRRLLGVCVFLSAAAMAIHAPLKDDPSTSRAWTLIFLLYNLATATAPVLLGQLVQARRDLARRLVEIEEAREHERELHAQAVLARERAQLAREMHDVVSHQVSLIAIQAGAMQVAAKDAGSREAARTIRSLSVDTLDELRTMVTLLRASGGAATELTPQPTLADLRGLVASSGIEAELTGDLPASVGTPAQRALYRTVQEALTNVRKHAPGATATVELWHDGDAVGVTVTNGPPSRPSLPLPGAHQGLLGLQERADILHGTFEAGPTDEGGYRVRLRIPSRAD
- a CDS encoding DUF418 domain-containing protein — its product is MTQMQPPLKTSPPEPRTSPQPAAATPRGPSLGRLVGVDLARALAVFGMYIVHIGPPLSATDGVAGWVRYLADGHSSVLFATLAGFSLMLIAGRREPKTGLAGRQAKARIAIRAVVLLALGTALAMEYGDVIILAFYGVYFLLALPLVRLRAGTLAMIAAGLALVTPQLAFVLKSLLSESVQQSVNAYDPLEKLSDVGVLDLLLTGFYPTITWMPFVVAGMALARLDLSATTVQRRLAALGAALTVAAYGTSLLLAGKDALRSTAEGGKSSAGSEAASSAGGSFDAQGSASELLSAGPHSGTTFDIIGSVGVAILVIVCATVLMDRLPLLHRLAKPIIAVGAMSLTAYVGHFVVQSAVGIPTGESSQVSWGPVLTFILGAIVFAALWSRFFRRGPLEHLLNAATKPAEYVR
- a CDS encoding ABC transporter ATP-binding protein; the encoded protein is MTATDPSAADTARLTAPKTFQALYAHFRPHRRAVALAGLLTLIGAGSGLLQPLATKVLVDRLGSGETISGVLLSLTALVVVGAVVQALGAYVLERTAESVVLAARRTLVGRLLRLRLTEFERNQPGDLMSRVTSDTTLLRAVTTEAIVSGATGAVTLVAAIVMMALMDAVLLGVTLAVGALIGGAVALVMPRIAQATERAQEAVGEVSSVLERIFGALRTVKASGAEQRESAVADAALRRSWRHGVTRAKWEAVAEGSVGLAMQLSFLAVLGVGGARVASGAIPVSTLIAFLLYLFYVIEPVDRLVEAASKFQEGSAAIARIAEVERLGTEPLEQEYPERAGTSASVAGPSSVRFEDVSFRYRDDLPPVHHRVDFEVRSGGMTAFVGPSGAGKSTIFALIERFYETTGGRVLIDGKDVRDWSLPELRGAIGYVEQDTPVLAGTLRENLVFAAPDATDRDIRDVLVRAKLDTLVDRLPQGLETPVGHRGTKLSGGERQRIAIARALLRKPRLLLLDEATSQLDAANELAVRDVVTQAARTTTVLVVAHRLSTVTHADRIVVMDAGRVRAVGTHSELLGQDSLYAGLAATQFLGPAR
- the araA gene encoding L-arabinose isomerase, with protein sequence MPSPTSPAQEIWFLTGSQGLYGEETLKQVAEQSRQIAGTLADASGIPARVVWKPVLTDADAIRRTCLDANADDRCIGLIAWMHTFSPAKMWIAGLDALRKPLLHLHTQSNMALPWDTIDMDFMNLNQAAHGDREFGHIQARLGVPRKTVAGHVSDPATTARLVIWARAAAARSELATLKVARFGDNMRDVAVTEGDKVEAQLRFGVSVNTYGVNDLVEVVDSADETQVASLVKEYEDLYEPAPELRAGGERHDSLRYAARIEAGLRTFLEAGGFGAFTTNFEDLGGLRQLPGLAVQRLMAQGYGFGGEGDWKTAVLLRALKVAAAGLPGGTSFMEDYTYDLTPGNELILGAHMLEVCPTLASARPRCEIHPLGIGGREDPVRLVFDAAPGPAVVVGLADLGDRFRLIANDIDVVAPPHPLPALPVARAVWRPRPDLRTSTESWLTAGGPHHTVLSTALTSDHLDDLAEMLRLELALINETTTPKQFRRDLRWNQAYYRLAQGM